One genomic region from Nostoc sphaeroides encodes:
- a CDS encoding Txe/YoeB family addiction module toxin translates to MSDNLEPEALPQSEVSQEDNLERNLVFDRRFLEDLTYWVETNRKTALRVLSLVEEIRRNPFQGTGNPERLRYYDANIWSRRITQTDRIVYVVSDDRVEFIQARYHYGDR, encoded by the coding sequence ATGTCGGATAATTTAGAACCAGAAGCACTTCCCCAATCTGAAGTTTCTCAAGAGGATAATTTAGAACGTAACCTCGTTTTTGACCGGAGATTTCTGGAAGACCTTACCTACTGGGTAGAGACAAATAGAAAAACTGCACTCCGCGTCTTATCTTTAGTTGAAGAGATTAGGCGGAATCCCTTTCAAGGGACAGGCAATCCTGAAAGATTGAGATACTATGATGCAAATATATGGTCGCGCCGAATCACTCAAACTGACCGGATTGTTTACGTAGTAAGTGATGACCGAGTTGAGTTTATTCAGGCGCGATACCATTATGGCGATCGCTAA
- a CDS encoding dynamin family protein — protein sequence MQSVEDEINKALHALKEQKYQVAVIAAMKAGKSTFLNAVIGADVLASETAACTICRTDVRHIPSGQIPRLLEYRDGQRRPIVLAEGDAGEIQQKFLVRTREIREKGNPDKTIRFEIEHSIEAISKLSSLAGFTLVDTPGPNEWESGNFNTALKQTALEALRTCNAILFVLNYASYKDNAISDMFKDIIENRKEILSENTGKIYFILNKVDQKTEKDREIPDVIEDLKRELTSFGFSNPIIYPASSRQGVLAKLIQQGKATDSQIKDFKKFFSARYAIEDEEGNQIIPAPHKIAPQALEDSGLLTIQETVIQTITQNSGWNLLSDVLLKIEKMAKASEDSLNLQINGWELEIHLLKNKVEEYHIRAESSKKKVEKVNESVKAQEKILTTQFSQAMISFASGAKNKIQEEIDRIAKSSSTEYSKPKTQDITEVLPKAEIPSNNISMGLTLPNAIPIFGGLALSFGVQRPLVEVLSKVNPPPFNNNRYTQVKNADPYKIRVDTEKEAQEIGRTINEFCSPLIQNWWIDTQDQLVRNGTLIREKLVREIQADIQQISNELSKYVGESLQVKLNINPIQFPAFEFKGIDAQVKHQIEVFTRSETETKFRSESKTEKSGSLCKSDKSYTEQVPYQATIQVEDKLSFYEVDLHETTKLIKHKIDTQVSGSQVALQKIIHKQVRDDFKNAEQQINAYIKRFQDEFDRLLKEREMREAEAEQIRETLNVQKVKLNKYLDELTAIRASLDNWKPL from the coding sequence TTGCAGAGTGTTGAGGATGAGATCAACAAAGCCCTACACGCATTGAAAGAGCAGAAGTATCAGGTGGCTGTAATTGCAGCGATGAAAGCTGGCAAAAGTACCTTTTTGAATGCCGTGATTGGTGCTGATGTTCTGGCAAGTGAGACAGCAGCATGTACAATTTGCCGTACAGACGTTCGACATATTCCATCTGGGCAAATCCCCAGACTTTTGGAATATCGAGATGGACAAAGACGACCTATTGTTCTTGCTGAAGGTGATGCTGGAGAAATTCAACAGAAATTTCTGGTACGTACCCGTGAGATTCGGGAGAAAGGCAATCCTGATAAAACTATACGCTTTGAGATAGAACATTCTATCGAAGCTATTAGCAAACTTTCTTCCTTAGCTGGTTTTACTTTGGTTGACACTCCTGGCCCGAATGAATGGGAGTCTGGCAATTTCAACACAGCACTGAAACAAACTGCTCTGGAGGCGCTACGAACTTGCAATGCAATTCTATTTGTTTTAAATTACGCCTCTTACAAAGATAATGCTATTTCAGATATGTTTAAGGACATTATAGAAAATCGTAAGGAAATTTTATCCGAAAATACAGGTAAAATTTACTTCATACTTAATAAAGTAGATCAGAAAACAGAAAAAGACAGAGAAATTCCTGATGTTATAGAAGACTTGAAACGAGAGTTAACTAGCTTTGGTTTCTCAAATCCAATTATCTATCCTGCGAGTTCTAGACAAGGAGTTTTAGCGAAATTAATTCAACAAGGTAAGGCAACAGACAGCCAAATCAAAGACTTCAAAAAGTTTTTCAGTGCCAGGTATGCTATAGAAGATGAAGAAGGTAATCAAATTATACCTGCACCACATAAAATTGCGCCGCAAGCGTTAGAAGACAGTGGCTTACTTACTATTCAAGAAACAGTGATTCAAACCATTACTCAAAATTCAGGTTGGAATCTTTTGAGTGATGTTTTGCTAAAAATTGAGAAAATGGCTAAAGCATCTGAAGATTCTCTTAACTTACAAATTAATGGTTGGGAACTTGAAATCCATTTACTTAAAAATAAGGTCGAAGAATATCATATTAGGGCAGAATCATCTAAAAAAAAGGTTGAAAAGGTAAATGAATCAGTAAAAGCACAAGAAAAAATATTAACCACTCAATTTAGCCAAGCAATGATCTCATTTGCTAGTGGTGCAAAAAATAAGATACAAGAGGAAATTGATCGAATTGCCAAGTCTAGTTCTACTGAATACTCGAAACCTAAGACTCAGGATATTACTGAAGTGCTTCCAAAGGCAGAGATTCCCAGTAATAATATAAGTATGGGGCTTACTTTACCTAATGCTATTCCTATCTTTGGTGGTTTGGCGTTATCTTTTGGAGTGCAGCGTCCTTTAGTAGAAGTATTAAGTAAAGTTAATCCACCACCATTTAATAACAACCGTTATACTCAGGTGAAAAATGCTGATCCATACAAAATTAGAGTAGATACTGAAAAAGAGGCTCAAGAGATTGGTCGTACTATCAATGAGTTTTGTAGTCCACTTATTCAAAATTGGTGGATAGATACACAAGATCAGCTTGTCAGAAACGGAACTTTAATTAGAGAAAAGTTAGTTAGGGAAATTCAAGCAGATATTCAGCAAATATCTAATGAACTATCTAAATATGTTGGAGAGTCCTTACAGGTTAAGCTAAATATCAATCCTATTCAGTTTCCCGCATTTGAATTTAAAGGAATAGATGCACAAGTTAAACATCAGATTGAAGTATTTACAAGGAGTGAAACGGAAACTAAGTTCCGCTCAGAATCTAAAACCGAAAAATCAGGTAGCCTATGTAAAAGTGATAAAAGTTACACAGAGCAAGTTCCATATCAAGCTACTATTCAAGTTGAAGATAAACTTTCCTTTTACGAAGTTGATTTGCACGAAACAACCAAACTAATCAAGCATAAAATAGACACTCAGGTATCAGGAAGTCAAGTAGCTTTACAAAAAATCATTCACAAGCAAGTTCGAGACGACTTTAAGAATGCGGAGCAACAGATTAATGCCTACATCAAAAGGTTTCAAGATGAGTTTGACCGCTTGTTGAAAGAACGGGAGATGAGAGAAGCCGAAGCTGAACAAATTCGTGAAACTCTTAATGTTCAAAAAGTAAAGTTGAATAAATACTTGGATGAACTAACTGCTATTCGAGCATCCTTGGATAATTGGAAGCCATTGTAA
- a CDS encoding type II toxin-antitoxin system Phd/YefM family antitoxin, with product MSNKTNYTEACNNFEKIYEEAISTREPVVVNREGAESVSVIPTAELNSIIETAYLFQSPENAARLLDALQRVKAKTNVPQTIDELRKEFSLYEEE from the coding sequence ATGTCTAATAAAACAAACTACACCGAAGCTTGCAATAATTTTGAAAAAATTTACGAAGAGGCAATTAGCACTCGTGAACCTGTAGTTGTTAATCGTGAAGGTGCAGAAAGTGTATCTGTCATACCTACTGCGGAACTTAACAGTATCATAGAGACAGCATACTTATTTCAATCACCTGAGAATGCAGCACGTCTTTTAGATGCTTTACAACGTGTTAAGGCTAAGACTAATGTGCCCCAAACTATAGACGAGTTGCGTAAAGAGTTCTCGCTCTACGAAGAAGAGTAA